A genome region from Bombilactobacillus bombi includes the following:
- a CDS encoding YibE/F family protein, whose protein sequence is MAQLKKHAWFLGAIGLWLIIIIFVQWSYRNQNIAVVQQVQTVQKRTITSEYQNQDTQITQRLKLKLVKGPLKQQQVQLSNTYYQSQADSNQYHRYDYVILSPGRHVQHLTLLNPKRDNIVWLLLAIVILSLLGLLKNHGARALLSAVVNCSLFAGLLLLATHWQNQHILFLTIILTIAATLLTLGIIFGYSRQTIIASSATILSTFLALGVSVLVLVGTHSQGIHYETLAYGIQPFQVIFLAETLLGVLGACMDETTDITASVYQLLQEQPTITQQQLFTSGLTVGREIIGPLINILFYLFLAELIPLVVLYLRNGNTLNFALSRTMTLEYTQTVISALGIVLAVPITAFLAAKLFRGEA, encoded by the coding sequence GTGGCGCAACTAAAAAAACATGCGTGGTTTTTAGGCGCAATAGGCTTATGGCTAATAATTATAATCTTTGTTCAATGGTCTTATCGCAATCAAAACATTGCTGTGGTGCAACAAGTACAAACAGTTCAAAAACGAACTATTACAAGTGAATATCAAAATCAAGATACTCAAATTACTCAACGTTTAAAACTTAAACTTGTTAAGGGGCCGTTAAAACAGCAACAAGTACAATTATCTAATACCTATTATCAATCACAAGCTGACTCTAATCAGTACCACAGATATGACTATGTCATTCTGAGTCCTGGTCGCCATGTACAGCATTTAACCTTATTAAATCCTAAACGGGACAATATTGTGTGGCTATTGTTAGCAATTGTGATTTTGAGTCTATTGGGACTTTTAAAAAATCATGGCGCCCGAGCTTTGCTGAGTGCGGTAGTGAATTGCAGTTTATTTGCCGGGCTATTGTTATTAGCCACACATTGGCAGAATCAACATATTTTATTTTTAACTATTATATTAACTATTGCGGCAACGCTCTTAACTTTAGGGATTATTTTTGGTTATTCGCGCCAAACTATCATTGCTAGCAGTGCCACTATTTTGAGTACATTTTTAGCGTTAGGAGTAAGTGTGTTAGTGCTTGTGGGGACACATAGTCAAGGTATTCATTATGAAACTTTAGCTTATGGGATTCAGCCTTTTCAAGTAATTTTTTTGGCAGAAACGTTATTAGGAGTTTTAGGGGCCTGCATGGACGAAACTACGGATATTACTGCGTCAGTGTATCAATTATTACAAGAACAGCCAACTATCACCCAACAACAATTATTCACTTCGGGTTTGACAGTAGGCCGGGAAATTATTGGTCCTTTAATTAATATTTTGTTTTATTTGTTCTTAGCAGAATTAATTCCTTTAGTGGTTTTGTACTTGCGGAACGGCAACACTCTTAATTTTGCTTTATCTCGAACTATGACTTTAGAATATACACAAACAGTCATTAGTGCTTTAGGTATTGTGTTAGCAGTACCGATTACTGCATTTTTAGCAGCAAAATTATTTCGAGGTGAAGCTTAA
- a CDS encoding LytR/AlgR family response regulator transcription factor encodes MNIYICEDDPSQRKEITTIIKNYIFIENLDMQVVLSTANPHQVLQCLDNQQGIYFLDIDLHSDLNGIELASQIRAKDSHGYIIFITTHDEMAFETFKYQVAALDFILKDQGDLQSNVRKVFQTIKQQLAIDAVDNKVIAINLNDRVLYLNLNSLTYVETASNHKLLLHSTDKESLVTGDLKELEERLPDNFFRCHKSFLVNLDYLDYIDKKQNLLRLKTGASCLIARRKIKLLEK; translated from the coding sequence ATGAATATTTATATATGTGAAGACGATCCTAGTCAAAGAAAAGAAATAACCACAATTATTAAAAATTATATTTTTATTGAAAATTTGGATATGCAGGTAGTTTTATCAACTGCTAATCCTCATCAAGTATTACAATGTTTAGATAATCAGCAGGGGATTTATTTTCTAGATATTGATTTGCACAGCGATTTGAATGGGATTGAATTAGCGAGTCAAATTAGAGCCAAGGACAGTCATGGATATATTATTTTTATTACTACCCATGATGAAATGGCATTTGAAACCTTTAAATATCAAGTAGCTGCTTTAGATTTTATTCTAAAAGATCAAGGCGATTTACAGTCTAATGTAAGAAAGGTATTTCAAACGATCAAGCAACAATTGGCTATAGATGCGGTAGATAATAAAGTGATTGCGATTAATCTCAATGATCGCGTGCTTTATCTTAATTTAAATTCTCTGACTTACGTTGAAACTGCCAGCAATCATAAGCTTTTGCTGCATTCAACTGACAAAGAATCATTAGTTACGGGGGATTTAAAAGAGTTAGAGGAACGATTGCCTGATAACTTCTTTCGTTGCCATAAATCTTTTTTGGTTAATTTGGATTATCTTGATTACATCGATAAAAAGCAAAATCTTCTAAGATTAAAGACTGGCGCCAGCTGTCTAATTGCACGTAGAAAAATTAAATTATTAGAAAAATAA
- a CDS encoding GHKL domain-containing protein, with amino-acid sequence MSSIITFGIIILGIVYFDYNVILMVLFAVEILIVALYLLLQKKLLANFFFLILSFLIILFAAQTSEVLVYALFKIPYALQESNWKLILSNTILMTIIVLLLAQGLHYLFKHFKVYALLRTHSMNSLGVGSTILLIVIAFFSQIDNSNSNSTTTKVSLLFLLIIVIVSFVSIIWLRSQQQLLQLRHEQETNQQLVEYLSNLEYAQTEFRKFKHDYLNVLAGLTGYIENQDLEGLKKYFYQVVNNNNINQTNDLFNLKSLQNMKIIEVKGLLALKLSKFNQYQNNFRIEIINPIQNLPNAMPIYEYNRCLGILLDNAMEALDFSQIDSSDKKTYLSIVFYQKEQQLVMVIKNRYFQKINLSEIYKSGFTNKKGHQGLGLANINEILQQYPHSSIDTEITPDFFIQKLTLSKV; translated from the coding sequence TTGAGCTCAATTATTACTTTTGGAATAATTATTTTAGGGATTGTTTATTTTGATTATAATGTAATTTTGATGGTTTTATTTGCTGTAGAAATATTAATAGTGGCTCTTTACTTATTGCTGCAAAAAAAATTGCTGGCTAATTTTTTCTTTTTAATATTGAGTTTTTTAATAATTCTTTTTGCCGCTCAAACCAGTGAAGTGCTAGTATATGCATTATTTAAGATCCCTTATGCTTTACAGGAAAGTAACTGGAAATTAATTTTGAGTAATACTATTTTGATGACGATAATAGTACTATTGCTGGCTCAAGGATTACATTACTTATTTAAACACTTTAAAGTATATGCACTATTGCGTACGCACAGTATGAATTCCTTAGGAGTAGGCAGTACTATTTTATTAATTGTTATAGCATTTTTTAGTCAAATTGATAATTCTAATAGTAATAGTACTACTACTAAAGTAAGTTTGCTTTTTTTATTGATTATAGTGATCGTGAGTTTTGTCAGTATAATTTGGTTACGCAGTCAACAACAACTTTTGCAATTAAGGCATGAACAAGAAACTAATCAGCAGTTAGTAGAGTATCTTTCTAATTTAGAATATGCCCAAACAGAATTTCGCAAATTTAAGCATGATTATTTAAATGTTTTAGCAGGGTTAACTGGCTACATTGAAAATCAAGATTTGGAAGGTTTGAAAAAGTATTTTTATCAAGTTGTGAATAATAACAATATCAATCAAACTAATGATTTATTTAACTTGAAATCATTGCAAAATATGAAAATTATTGAAGTTAAGGGCTTATTGGCTTTAAAGTTGAGCAAATTTAATCAATATCAGAATAATTTTCGCATTGAAATTATTAATCCAATCCAAAATTTACCGAATGCAATGCCTATTTATGAATATAATCGGTGTCTAGGCATTTTGCTTGATAATGCGATGGAAGCTTTAGATTTTAGTCAAATTGATTCTAGTGACAAAAAAACATATTTATCAATCGTCTTTTATCAAAAAGAGCAACAACTAGTGATGGTAATTAAAAATCGTTATTTTCAAAAAATTAATTTATCAGAGATTTATAAATCTGGATTTACTAATAAAAAAGGGCATCAAGGTCTGGGTTTAGCTAACATTAATGAAATATTACAACAATATCCGCACAGTTCTATAGACACAGAAATTACGCCTGATTTTTTTATTCAGAAATTAACTTTAAGTAAGGTATAG
- a CDS encoding sensor histidine kinase: MIPLLIIFIIFIVLTFIQVFSFIQAYSYRQETEAKIVQNQQLQEYLQNTEQQYQELRHFKHDYQNMLLALEGFAKKGNQQQFKDYYHQLVQQRPQTENLEELTISHIDYLKNEPLRGLIIQKFFAAKQDNIQLQLEIDQNIEIHNPDILSIVRILGILLDNALEQTAQENEKVVTCAFNQTADQIIEITIANPATNLTNIDQLFANGYTTKQDHHGFGLNNVQKMVKQNKNLFLETELLKQHLNITLMITGEE, encoded by the coding sequence ATGATTCCATTATTAATTATTTTTATAATCTTTATAGTTTTAACTTTTATCCAAGTCTTTTCTTTTATCCAAGCTTACAGTTATCGGCAAGAGACTGAAGCTAAAATCGTGCAAAATCAACAATTACAAGAGTATCTCCAAAACACAGAACAGCAATATCAAGAATTACGTCACTTTAAACACGACTATCAAAATATGCTGTTGGCTTTGGAAGGCTTCGCCAAAAAGGGTAATCAACAACAATTTAAAGATTATTATCACCAACTAGTACAACAACGACCCCAGACAGAAAATTTAGAAGAACTAACAATCAGCCATATTGATTACTTAAAAAATGAACCTTTGCGGGGATTAATTATTCAAAAGTTCTTTGCTGCAAAACAAGATAACATTCAATTACAGTTAGAAATTGATCAAAATATTGAAATTCATAACCCGGATATTCTCTCCATTGTCCGTATTTTAGGCATTTTGCTGGATAATGCTCTAGAACAAACAGCCCAAGAAAATGAAAAGGTCGTTACTTGTGCTTTTAATCAAACTGCTGATCAAATTATTGAAATCACAATTGCTAATCCTGCAACTAACCTGACCAATATCGATCAATTATTTGCCAATGGTTACACCACCAAACAAGATCACCATGGATTTGGTCTCAATAATGTCCAAAAAATGGTTAAACAAAATAAAAATTTGTTTTTAGAAACCGAACTTTTAAAGCAACATCTAAATATCACACTAATGATTACAGGCGAAGAATAA
- a CDS encoding Msa family membrane protein: MKKLIISSIIANTVIFGITYSFIANMSSIAFAIMIYLLPLIYNVGATWFASKKLSSKQLNQLFIGLPTISTIFYYVFGLSMKNNSMWEMFINKNTMTSGSVSFSVGHNLISPSQIIFIIALYGCIEFLTKLVLKNKKLEVI, from the coding sequence ATGAAAAAATTAATAATAAGTTCCATTATCGCCAACACCGTTATTTTTGGAATCACCTATTCTTTTATCGCTAATATGTCCTCAATTGCCTTTGCCATTATGATCTATCTCTTGCCCCTCATATATAATGTTGGCGCAACTTGGTTTGCATCCAAAAAACTAAGCAGCAAACAATTAAATCAACTATTTATCGGATTACCAACAATATCCACTATTTTCTATTATGTATTTGGCCTCTCAATGAAAAATAACAGCATGTGGGAAATGTTTATCAATAAAAATACCATGACTAGTGGTTCCGTATCATTTAGCGTCGGACATAATCTTATTTCCCCAAGTCAAATTATTTTCATTATTGCTCTATACGGCTGTATTGAATTTTTAACCAAATTAGTATTAAAAAACAAAAAGTTAGAGGTAATTTAA
- a CDS encoding ABC transporter ATP-binding protein, protein MQELVKINNLSKKYRKNSFYSLKDVNVTINDGDIIGLIGKNGAGKSTFLKLITKAINPTTGSIEYKGQNIHQADNVLEPFGIMIETVFLPYLSVIDNLNFYLEIHNKTEYKDNIKNTLNLVGLWAHRNRKPADFSFGMKQRVALAIALVTEPSFLILDEPFVGLDPVGVSNLIDILKQWASKRQVTMIISSHQLEELESLCTRYIFIDQGQLRKAFNKNVALMEIQTTKLSDNLIKTLKQYGQTVEYNAQNNKIVISKDISQKDLNDLLLILTQAQVINSISNNNSQLKGFFDTEKG, encoded by the coding sequence ATGCAAGAGCTAGTAAAAATTAACAATCTCAGTAAAAAATATCGCAAAAACTCTTTCTACTCTTTAAAAGATGTCAATGTAACTATCAACGATGGAGATATTATTGGTCTAATTGGAAAAAATGGCGCGGGTAAATCAACGTTTTTGAAGTTAATCACGAAAGCAATTAATCCTACTACAGGATCAATTGAATATAAAGGACAAAATATTCATCAAGCCGATAACGTTTTAGAACCTTTTGGTATCATGATTGAAACTGTCTTTCTACCATATTTATCCGTAATTGATAATTTAAACTTCTATTTAGAAATTCACAATAAAACGGAATACAAAGATAATATAAAAAATACCTTAAATTTGGTGGGATTGTGGGCACACCGTAATAGAAAGCCCGCTGATTTCTCCTTTGGTATGAAACAACGCGTGGCTTTGGCCATTGCTCTAGTAACCGAACCCAGCTTTTTAATTTTAGATGAACCTTTTGTGGGCTTGGATCCGGTCGGAGTTTCTAATTTAATTGATATCTTAAAACAATGGGCTTCTAAGAGACAAGTAACCATGATCATTTCTAGTCACCAATTAGAAGAACTAGAGAGCTTATGTACGAGATATATCTTTATCGATCAAGGTCAGCTCCGTAAAGCCTTTAATAAAAACGTGGCTTTAATGGAAATTCAGACTACTAAATTATCTGATAATCTTATCAAGACCTTAAAGCAATACGGTCAGACGGTCGAATATAATGCACAAAACAACAAAATAGTTATTTCCAAAGATATCTCCCAAAAGGACCTCAATGATTTGCTACTAATTTTAACTCAAGCACAAGTCATTAATAGTATTTCCAACAATAACAGTCAATTAAAAGGATTTTTTGATACAGAAAAGGGGTAA
- a CDS encoding sensor histidine kinase yields MQNQQLQEYLQTMEQQYQELRHFKHDYQNMLLALEGFAKKGNQQQFRDYYQQLVQQQPQTENLKNLTISHIDYLKNEPLRGLIIQKFFAAQQANIQLQLEIEQDIQIHNSDILSIVRILGILLDNALEQTAQETEKVIQCSFNIIDKKVIEITVANPATNLTNIDQLFINGYTTKQGHHGFGLTNVQKLAKQNKNLFLETELLKQHLNITLMITGEE; encoded by the coding sequence GTGCAAAATCAGCAATTACAAGAGTATTTACAAACTATGGAACAGCAATATCAAGAATTACGTCATTTTAAACATGACTATCAAAATATGCTGCTGGCTTTGGAAGGTTTTGCAAAAAAAGGTAATCAGCAACAATTTAGAGATTATTATCAACAATTAGTTCAACAACAGCCCCAGACAGAAAATTTAAAAAATCTAACAATTAGTCATATTGATTACTTGAAAAATGAACCCTTGCGGGGGTTAATTATTCAAAAGTTCTTTGCCGCTCAACAGGCTAATATCCAGCTCCAATTAGAAATTGAACAAGATATCCAAATTCATAATTCAGATATTCTCTCAATTGTCCGTATTTTAGGCATTTTATTGGATAATGCTCTAGAACAAACAGCACAAGAAACTGAAAAAGTCATCCAATGCTCATTTAATATAATTGATAAAAAGGTTATTGAAATTACTGTGGCTAATCCCGCAACTAACTTGACCAATATTGATCAATTATTTATCAATGGTTATACTACGAAGCAAGGTCATCACGGTTTTGGTCTTACTAATGTTCAAAAACTAGCCAAACAAAATAAAAATTTATTTTTAGAAACTGAACTTTTAAAACAACATTTAAATATCACACTAATGATTACAGGAGAAGAATAA
- a CDS encoding response regulator transcription factor has product MFPIYLLEDSFEQRTNYAQIITNTIMINDLPMKLVCQTDTAADLLAAIDQQYEGLFFLDMEIQGQAEVGLQTAVQIRDQIPAAQIVFITTHGELSFLTLERKIAPLDYVLKDRGMEHIKANIREDILKTNDLIKSGKYKKENLFTYHIGPRYFSLPLSEVVYLNTSKFNPGRVQLHALKKDSEFVDNLNDLEQKYPMLFRSDKSYLINLDLLDHFDNQKREIHFINGSIAYASIRKARELVKILK; this is encoded by the coding sequence ATGTTCCCCATTTATCTTTTAGAAGACAGCTTTGAACAGAGAACTAATTATGCACAAATCATTACCAATACCATTATGATTAATGACTTACCCATGAAGTTAGTTTGTCAAACAGATACCGCGGCCGATTTATTAGCTGCTATTGATCAACAATATGAAGGTCTTTTCTTTTTAGACATGGAAATTCAAGGTCAAGCTGAAGTTGGCCTTCAAACAGCGGTACAAATTCGCGACCAAATACCTGCAGCGCAGATTGTTTTTATTACTACCCATGGCGAATTGTCTTTTTTAACCCTCGAACGTAAAATTGCTCCTTTGGATTATGTATTAAAAGATCGAGGGATGGAACATATTAAAGCCAATATCCGAGAAGATATTTTAAAAACTAACGATTTAATCAAATCCGGTAAATATAAGAAAGAAAATTTATTTACTTATCACATTGGTCCACGTTACTTTTCTTTACCACTCTCAGAAGTCGTTTATCTGAATACTTCTAAATTTAATCCCGGGCGCGTGCAGTTACATGCCCTCAAAAAGGACTCCGAATTTGTTGATAATCTCAATGACCTCGAACAAAAATATCCAATGTTGTTTCGCAGCGATAAAAGTTATCTCATTAATTTAGATTTGTTAGATCACTTTGATAATCAAAAACGCGAAATTCACTTTATCAATGGCAGCATCGCCTATGCTTCTATCCGCAAGGCTCGTGAATTGGTAAAAATACTTAAATAA